The following proteins are co-located in the Pochonia chlamydosporia 170 chromosome 6, whole genome shotgun sequence genome:
- a CDS encoding sarcoplasmic/endoplasmic reticulum calcium ATPase 2 (similar to Aspergillus terreus NIH2624 XP_001212077.1): protein METAFARPIATVLSHFEVDEHDGLTNRKVDELRIKYGRNSIPDEPPTPIWELILEQFKDQLVIILLGSAAVSFGLALFEDEGGWSAFVDPAVILTILILNAVVGVSQESSAEKAIAALQEYSANESNVIRNGGHISRVKAEELVPGDIVTVAVGDRIPADCRVIAIESNSFAVDQAILTGESESVGKDDEAVVKDERAVLQDQVNMLFSGTTVVTGRARAVVVLTGSNTAIGDIHESITAQISEPTPLKQKLNDFGDNLAKVITVICILVWLINIPNFNDPSHGSWTKGAIYYLKIAVSLGVAAIPEGLAVVITTCLALGTRKMAAKNAVVRSLPSVETLGSCSVICSDKTGTLTTNQMSVNKIVFLNEAGNDLSELDVEGTTFAPKGAISANGKRRENLTSSSDTVRQMTEVAAICNDAYLAYDSRTATFSSVGEPTEGALRALVEKIGPCPPDGTHPEDCLHHASHGYEKQLPRLATYEFSRDRKSMSVLVQNGKQKKLLVKGAPESIIDRCSHTLIGANGKKVALTSKLSELLLKEVVDYGNRGLRVIALASIDDVSKSPLLSAKSTEDYTRLEQNMTFLGLVGMLDPPREEVPGSIVKCKEAGIRVIVITGDNRNTAESICRQIGVFGEHEDLTGKSYTGREFENLSPSEQLEAAKRASLFSRVEPGHKSKLVDLLQSLGEVVAMTGDGVNDAPALKKADIGVAMGSGTDVSKLAADMVLADSNFATIEVAIEEGRAIYNNTQQFIRYLISSNIGEVVSIFLTAALGMPEALIPVQLLWVNLVTDGLPATALSFNPSDHDIMRRQPRKRDEPLIGGWLFLRYLIIGTYVGLATVAGYAWWFMYNPEGPQISFKQLSRFHHCTADFPEIGCEMFSNDMAKAGSTVSLSILVVIEMFNAMNALSSSESLLSLPLWKNMMLVYAIALSMALHFALLYIPFLQTLFAIVPLNVTEWKAVVIISAPVILLDEVLKLVERNFFMQTTTHEPAKAIKGKKEI, encoded by the exons ATGGAGACTGCCTTTGCCCGTCCCATTGCGACGGTGCTCTCGCACTTCGAGGTCGATGAGCATGACGGTCTTACCAACAGGAAAGTTGACGAACTGCGAATCAAATATGGCCGTAATT CCATCCCCGACGAACCTCCTACCCCCATCTGGGAGCTCATCTTGGAGCAATTCAAGGACCAGCTGGTGATAATTCTTCTTGGCTCCGCTGCTGTGTCGTTTGGTCTGGCTTTATTCGAAGACGAAGGCGGCTGGAGTGCATTTGTTGACCCCGCTGTT ATTCTCACTATCCTGATCCTCAATGCCGTCGTCGGAGTCTCTCAAGAGAGCAGCGCCGAGAAGGCGATCGCCGCTCTTCAAGAATATTCCGCCAACGAGTCCAATGTAATTCGCAATGGTGGCCACATCTCTCGAGTCAAGGCTGAAGAGCTGGTGCCGGGTGATATCGTCACAGTGGCTGTTGGAGACCGTATCCCCGCTGATTGCCGTGTGATCGCCATCGAAAGCAACAGTTTCGCTGTAGACCAGGCCATCTTGACTGGAGAGAGTGAAAGTGttggcaaagacgacgaggccGTTGTCAAGGATGAGCGTGCCGTCCTGCAGGATCAGGTCAACATGCTCTTTTCCGGAACCACCGTTGTAACTGGACGCGCTAGGGCCGTCGTCGTTCTCACTGGGTCGAACACTGCCATTGGAGATATTCACGAGAGCATTACTGCTCAGATCTCCGAGCCTACGCCGCTCAAGCAAAAGCTCAACGATTTTGGCGACAACCTCGCCAAAGTCATTACCGTTATCTGCATCTTGGTCTggctcatcaacatccccaaCTTCAATGATCCTAGCCACGGGAGCTGGACCAAAGGTGCCATCTACTACCTCAAGATTGCCGTCTCGCTGGGCGTCGCTGCGATTCCCGAGGGTTTGGCCGTTGTTATCACCACCTGCCTCGCCCTCGGTACGCGCAAGATGGCTGCTAAGAACGCCGTTGTGCGCAGCTTGCCCTCAGTCGAGACCCTTGGAAGCTGCAGCGTCATTTGCTCCGACAAGACGGGTACTCTGACCACGAATCAAATGAGCGTCAACAAGATTGTCTTCCTCAATGAGGCCGGCAATGACCTAAGTGAACTCGACGTTGAAGGCACCACATTTGCACCCAAAGGCGCCATTagcgccaatggcaagcgCAGGGAGAATTTAACCTCGTCATCAGACACTGTTCGCCAGATGACTGAAGTGGCCGCTATCTGCAACGATGCCTATCTCGCTTATGATTCTCGTACCGCCACTTTCTCCAGTGTCGGTGAGCCCACCGAAGGAGCTCTACGTGCTCTCGTTGAGAAGATTGGACCCTGCCCACCTGACGGCACGCATCCCGAAGACTGCCTGCACCACGCCAGCCACGGCTACGAGAAGCAGCTCCCCCGTCTTGCCACCTATGAATTCTCCCGAGACCGTAAGAGTATGTCTGTTCTTGTCCAGAATGGAAAGCAGAAGAAACTTCTTGTCAAGGGCGCTCCCGAATCAATCATCGATCGCTGCTCCCACACCCTCattggtgccaatggcaagaaggtAGCACTCACCAGCAAGCTTTCCGAGCTCCTATTGAAGGAAGTCGTCGACTATGGTAACCGTGGTCTTCGAGTTATTGCTCTAGCTAGCATCGACGATGTCTCCAAGAGTCCCTTGCTGTCCGCCAAGTCCACCGAGGACTATACCCGCCTCGAGCAGAACATGACTTTCCTGGGTCTTGTTGGTATGCTGGATCCTCCCCGAGAGGAGGTGCCTGGATCAATTGTGAAGTGCAAGGAAGCTGGTATCCGCGTTATTGTCATCACCGGAGATAACCGCAACACTGCGGAGAGTATTTGCCGCCAAAttggtgtctttggtgaACACGAGGACCTCACTGGCAAGAGCTATACTGGGCGTGAATTCGAGAACCTGAGCCCCAGTGAGCAGCttgaggcagccaagagaGCTTCGTTATTCTCCCGTGTTGAGCCTGGCCACAAGTCCAAGCTGGTTGACCTCCTGCAGTCTCTCGGCGAGGTCGTGGCTATGACTGGTGACGGTGTCAATGATGCTCCAGCACTCAAGAAGGCCGATATTGGTGTTGCCATGGGATCCGGTACCGATGTTTCCAAGCTGGCCGCAGACATGGTCCTCGCGGACAGCAACTTTGCCACAATTGAAGTCGCCATTGAGGAAGGTCGCGCCATTTACAACAACACCCAGCAGTTCATTCGTTATCTCATCTCGTCCAACATTGGTGAGGTCGTTTCCATTTTCCTCACTGCTGCTCTGGGCATGCCCGAAGCTTTGATCCCTGTCCAGCTCCTCTGGGTTAACCTGGTCACCGATGGTCTTCCTGCTACCGCTCTGTCCTTCAACCCGTCTGACCACGACATCATGAGGCGCCAGCCCCGAAAGAGGGATGAGCCCCTTATTGGTGGATGGTTGTTCTTGCGTTACCTGATTATCGGAACGTATGTCGGTCTGGCTACCGTTGCTGGATACGCTTGGTGGTTCATGTACAACCCCGAGGGACCTCAGATTTCGTTTAAGCAGCTCTCCCGCTTTCATCATTGCACTGCCGACTTCCCTGAAATCGGCTGTGAGATGTTCTCCAacgacatggccaaggccgGTTCTACTGTCTCACTGTCCAttctcgtcgtcatcgaaATGTTCAACGCCATGAACGCCTTGTCATCCAGCGAATCgctcctctccctccccctGTGGAAGAACATGATGCTTGTATATGCCATTGCGTTGTCCATGGCTCTGCACTTTGCTCTTCTTTACATCCCCTTCTTGCAGACTTTGTTTGCAATTGTCCCACTGAACGTAACCGAGTGGAAGGCAGTTGTCATCATCAGTGCACCAGTCAT TCTACTTGATGAGGTTCTGAAGTTGGTTGAGCGCAACTTCTTCATGCAGACGACAACACATGAGCCGGCAAAGGCTATCAAGGGTAAGAAGGAAATATAG